A window from Triplophysa dalaica isolate WHDGS20190420 chromosome 3, ASM1584641v1, whole genome shotgun sequence encodes these proteins:
- the tnk2b gene encoding tyrosine kinase, non-receptor, 2b isoform X1 — protein sequence MMRRFDKLKKSFPFLAHFHVYRKLGSSMQCEEGTEWLLELLMEVQLQQFLLRIRDELNVTRLSHFDYVKNEDLEKIGMGRPGQRRLWEAVKRRKTMCKRKSWMSKVFSGKRPEGEFNPQPASTFRKPSPTPPPLDGQQQALTCLISEKDLALFEKLGDGSFGVVKRGEWFTPNGRVLNVAVKCLKTDVLSQPDALDDFIREVNAMHSLDHQNLIRLYGVVLTHPMKMVTELAPLGSMLDRLRKTLGHFLIYTLCQYTIQIANGMAYLESKRFIHRDLAARNILLASNEVVKIGDFGLMRALPKNDDHYVMQEHRKVPFAWCAPESLKTRTFSHATDTWMFGVTLWEMFTYGQEPWLGLNGSQILHKIDKEGERLPKPEDCPQDIYNVMMQCWAQKLDDRPTFVALREFLVETLPIEMRALQDFDEPDKLQIQMNDVITIIDGRAENYWWKGQNKRTLKVGQFPRNTVTSVTGLSAHDISRPLKNSFIHTGHGDTNPHHCWGFPDKIDDLYLGNPMDPPDVLGLELNSARPTQLPGRSKKEAPPRPPQPSLLFKKPCYDAVTDDEDQTSIGLRRLSLKKKGLKLKPGAWVSATKLGERSVYGVRTQGGSTPTEVSLIDFGEELPSATPSPVVEMQIPTLAKLALEGENILDKTPPQSPSRFLPRPLHPTPVVDWDARPLPPPPAYDDVAQDEDDIEVSSINSADRGPDEQCSQFTPCSPTGKGNPHVEDNLFLPYSQSHACTISQSTEIFQELQQECMRHLNVPVNSTSPGLETHRQIILTLSEDKPQIPPRIPIPPRPVKRTGGEYARWSGELSPVSGNEEDKERPPQIPPREPLSQPGSRTPSPHVGSPQTRGSLCSSASIYGSSYLSTSPAKLMPTTQSFASDPKYAAPKVIQAQGKDKETVKGPCILPIVRDGKKVSNTHYYLLPERPLYLDRYDKFFREAESGEEKKQVNTATVKPMVHQHVELKSNFSSNNNSTLTVSGCRGGLKNSLSLSRVSTDGYFSRADTHDKLLLVQEAVHGVTIEECQTALQNHSWNVQKAVQYLKVEQLFCLGLKTRLECHNMLEMYDWNLELASTQLLDSCGSVKLRR from the exons ATGATGAGACGTTTTGACAAGCTCAAAAAATCATTCCCATTTCTTGCCCATTTCCATGTGTACAGA AAGCTGGGCAGTAGCATGCAGTGTGAGGAGGGCACTGAGTGGCTGCTGGAGCTGCTGATGGAAGTGCAGTTGCAGCAGTTCTTACTGCGCATCCGTGATGAGCTCAACGTTACGCGCCTTTCACACTTTGACTATGTAAAAAATGAGGACCTGGAGAAGATTGGGATGGGCCGTCCAG GGCAGAGACGCCTGTGGGAGGCAGTGAAGAGAAGGAAAACCATGTGCAAGCGCAAGTCTTGGATGAGCAAG GTATTCAGCGGTAAAAGACCAGAAGGAGAATTCAATCCCCAGCCGGCCAGTACGTTCCGGAAACCTTCCCCCACACCGCCTCCATTAGATGGCCAGCAACAAGCCCTCACCTGCCTGATTAGTGAAAAAGACTTGGCCCTCTTTGAGAAACTGGGCGACGGTTCCTTCGGCGTGGTCAAACGTGGAGAGTGGTTCACACCAAATGGGAGAGTG CTTAATGTGGCAGTGAAGTGTCTGAAGACTGATGTGCTTAGCCAGCCAGATGCTCTGGACGACTTCATCCGGGAGGTCAATGCCATGCATTCCCTCGACCACCAGAACCTCATCCGTCTCTACGGAGTCGTCCTCACGCACCCCATGAAGAtg GTGACTGAGCTCGCACCTCTGGGGTCCATGCTGGATCGTTTGCGGAAGACCCTGGGCCATTTCCTCATTTACACCCTGTGTCAGTACACCATCCAGATTGCAAATGGCATGGCTTACCTAGAATCCAAACGCTTTATCCATCGGGACCTCGCTGCTAGAAACATTCTGCTGGCTTCCAATGAGGTGGTCAAAATCGGAGACTTTGGGCTGATGAGGGCGCTGCCTAAGAATGATGACCATTATGTCATGCAAGAGCATCGCAAAGTCCCGTTCGCATG GTGTGCCCCAGAGAGTCTGAAGACACGCACATTTTCTCATGCCACGGACACATGGATGTTTGGTGTGACGTTGTGGGAGATGTTTACCTATGGACAGGAGCCCTGGCTGGGCCTGAATGGTAGTCAG ATACTCCACAAAATTGATAAGGAAGGTGAAAGGCTGCCTAAACCAGAGGACTGTCCTCAGGACATCTACAATGTCATGATGCAATGCTGGGCTCAGAAACTAGATGACAGGCCAACCTTTGTAGCTCTAAGGGAATTTCTGGTGGAGACCCTGCCAATAGAAATGAGGGCACTACAAGACTTTGATGAGCCTGACAAGCTTCAAATCCAGATGAATGATGTTATTACGATCATTGACGGCAG GGCAGAGAACTACTGGTGGAAAGGTCAGAATAAGCGCACCCTGAAGGTTGGTCAGTTTCCTAGGAACACTGTAACGTCAGTCACGGGTCTGTCTGCCCATGATATAAGCCGTCCACTAAAGAACAGCTTCATCCACACGGGCCATGGAGACACTAACCCCCACCACTGCTGGGGCTTTCCTGACAAGATCGATGA TCTTTATCTTGGTAACCCCATGGATCCTCCAGATGTGCTGGGGTTGGAATTGAATTCTGCGAGACCAACTCAACTTCCTGGACGTTCTAAAA AGGAGGCTCCCCCTCGACCCCCTCAGCCATCTTTGCTGTTTAAGA AACCCTGCTATGATGCTGTTACTGATGATGAGGACCAAACTTCCATAGGCCTTCGCCGACTCTCTTTAAAGAAAAAGGGCCTTAAGCTCAAACCAGGCGCTTGGGTTTCTGCTACCAAGTTAGGTGAACGTTCTGTTTACGGTGTGCGGACTCAAGGGGGCAGCACTCCAACAGAAGTGTCTCTCATAGACTTCGGAGAAGAGCTCCCATCGGCTACACCCTCTCCTGTAGTGGAGATGCAAATCCCCACACTTGCTAAGCTGGCACTTGAAGGAGAAAATATCTTAGACAAAACTCCTCCTCAGAGCCCCTCGCGCTTTTTACCTCGTCCCCTTCACCCTACCCCAGTTGTGGACTGGGACGCCCGACCCCTCCCTCCACCCCCAGCCTATGACGATGTAGCACAAGATGAGGATGACATTGAAGTGAGCTCCATCAACAGTGCGGATCGAGGACCTGATGAACAGTGCTCTCAGTTTACGCCTTGCTCCCCCACTGGGAAGGGTAATCCTCACGTAGAAGACAATTTGTTTTTGCCCTACAGCCAGAGCCATGCCTGTACAATATCACAGTCCACTGAGATTTTCCAGGAGCTGCAACAGGAGTGTATGAGGCATCTCAATGTGCCTGTGAACTCTACCAGCCCAGGTCTGGAGACACACCGCCAGATTATCCTAACTCTTTCTGAAGACAAACCCCAGATACCACCACGCATACCCATCCCACCCCGCCCGGTCAAGCGCACAGGGGGCGAGTATGCACGCTGGTCTGGTGAGCTCTCTCCGGTCTCCGGAAATGAGGAGGACAAGGAGCGTCCACCCCAGATCCCCCCACGGGAACCCCTCTCCCAGCCGGGCTCACGCACACCCAGTCCACACGTGGGCTCGCCGCAGACCCGCGGCAGCCTCTGCTCTTCCGCTTCTATTTATGGCTCATCCTACCTCTCCACCTCACCTGCTAAACTCATGCCAACCACTCAGAGCTTTGCCTCCGATCCCAAATATGCTGCTCCTAAGGTCATTCAGGCACAGGGCAAAGACAAGGAAACAGTTAAAGGACCTTGCATTCTGCCTATTGTACGCGACGGCAAAAAAGTCAGCAACACTCACTACTACCTCCTACCCGAGAGGCCTCTATATCTAGATCGCTATGATAAGTTCTTTAGAGAGGCGGAGAGTGGCGAGGAGAAGAAGCAGGTGAACACAGCCACCGTCAAGCCCATGGTTCATCAACACGTTGAGCTCAAGTCCAATTTTTCCTCCAATAACAACAGCACTCTGACTGTCTCCGGATGTAGAGGGGGATTGAAGAACTCTCTCAGCCTGTCCAGAGTAAGCACTGATGGATATTTTAGCAGAGCGGACACCCACGACAAACTCCTACTA GTACAGGAGGCCGTCCACGGAGTGACCATTGAAGAATGTCAGACAGCTTTACAGAATCACAGCTGGAATGTGCAGAAAGCTGTGCAatacttaaag GTGGAGCAGCTCTTCTGTCTGGGGCTGAAGACAAGGCTGGAGTGTCATAATATGCTAGAGATGTATGACTGGAACTTGGAGTTAGCCAGCACACAATTGTTGGACTCATGTGGCTCAGTCAAACTGAG GCGATGA
- the tnk2b gene encoding tyrosine kinase, non-receptor, 2b isoform X3 produces MMRRFDKLKKSFPFLAHFHVYRKLGSSMQCEEGTEWLLELLMEVQLQQFLLRIRDELNVTRLSHFDYVKNEDLEKIGMGRPGQRRLWEAVKRRKTMCKRKSWMSKVFSGKRPEGEFNPQPASTFRKPSPTPPPLDGQQQALTCLISEKDLALFEKLGDGSFGVVKRGEWFTPNGRVLNVAVKCLKTDVLSQPDALDDFIREVNAMHSLDHQNLIRLYGVVLTHPMKMVTELAPLGSMLDRLRKTLGHFLIYTLCQYTIQIANGMAYLESKRFIHRDLAARNILLASNEVVKIGDFGLMRALPKNDDHYVMQEHRKVPFAWCAPESLKTRTFSHATDTWMFGVTLWEMFTYGQEPWLGLNGSQILHKIDKEGERLPKPEDCPQDIYNVMMQCWAQKLDDRPTFVALREFLVETLPIEMRALQDFDEPDKLQIQMNDVITIIDGRAENYWWKGQNKRTLKVGQFPRNTVTSVTGLSAHDISRPLKNSFIHTGHGDTNPHHCWGFPDKIDDLYLGNPMDPPDVLGLELNSARPTQLPGRSKKPCYDAVTDDEDQTSIGLRRLSLKKKGLKLKPGAWVSATKLGERSVYGVRTQGGSTPTEVSLIDFGEELPSATPSPVVEMQIPTLAKLALEGENILDKTPPQSPSRFLPRPLHPTPVVDWDARPLPPPPAYDDVAQDEDDIEVSSINSADRGPDEQCSQFTPCSPTGKGNPHVEDNLFLPYSQSHACTISQSTEIFQELQQECMRHLNVPVNSTSPGLETHRQIILTLSEDKPQIPPRIPIPPRPVKRTGGEYARWSGELSPVSGNEEDKERPPQIPPREPLSQPGSRTPSPHVGSPQTRGSLCSSASIYGSSYLSTSPAKLMPTTQSFASDPKYAAPKVIQAQGKDKETVKGPCILPIVRDGKKVSNTHYYLLPERPLYLDRYDKFFREAESGEEKKQVNTATVKPMVHQHVELKSNFSSNNNSTLTVSGCRGGLKNSLSLSRVSTDGYFSRADTHDKLLLVQEAVHGVTIEECQTALQNHSWNVQKAVQYLKVEQLFCLGLKTRLECHNMLEMYDWNLELASTQLLDSCGSVKLRR; encoded by the exons ATGATGAGACGTTTTGACAAGCTCAAAAAATCATTCCCATTTCTTGCCCATTTCCATGTGTACAGA AAGCTGGGCAGTAGCATGCAGTGTGAGGAGGGCACTGAGTGGCTGCTGGAGCTGCTGATGGAAGTGCAGTTGCAGCAGTTCTTACTGCGCATCCGTGATGAGCTCAACGTTACGCGCCTTTCACACTTTGACTATGTAAAAAATGAGGACCTGGAGAAGATTGGGATGGGCCGTCCAG GGCAGAGACGCCTGTGGGAGGCAGTGAAGAGAAGGAAAACCATGTGCAAGCGCAAGTCTTGGATGAGCAAG GTATTCAGCGGTAAAAGACCAGAAGGAGAATTCAATCCCCAGCCGGCCAGTACGTTCCGGAAACCTTCCCCCACACCGCCTCCATTAGATGGCCAGCAACAAGCCCTCACCTGCCTGATTAGTGAAAAAGACTTGGCCCTCTTTGAGAAACTGGGCGACGGTTCCTTCGGCGTGGTCAAACGTGGAGAGTGGTTCACACCAAATGGGAGAGTG CTTAATGTGGCAGTGAAGTGTCTGAAGACTGATGTGCTTAGCCAGCCAGATGCTCTGGACGACTTCATCCGGGAGGTCAATGCCATGCATTCCCTCGACCACCAGAACCTCATCCGTCTCTACGGAGTCGTCCTCACGCACCCCATGAAGAtg GTGACTGAGCTCGCACCTCTGGGGTCCATGCTGGATCGTTTGCGGAAGACCCTGGGCCATTTCCTCATTTACACCCTGTGTCAGTACACCATCCAGATTGCAAATGGCATGGCTTACCTAGAATCCAAACGCTTTATCCATCGGGACCTCGCTGCTAGAAACATTCTGCTGGCTTCCAATGAGGTGGTCAAAATCGGAGACTTTGGGCTGATGAGGGCGCTGCCTAAGAATGATGACCATTATGTCATGCAAGAGCATCGCAAAGTCCCGTTCGCATG GTGTGCCCCAGAGAGTCTGAAGACACGCACATTTTCTCATGCCACGGACACATGGATGTTTGGTGTGACGTTGTGGGAGATGTTTACCTATGGACAGGAGCCCTGGCTGGGCCTGAATGGTAGTCAG ATACTCCACAAAATTGATAAGGAAGGTGAAAGGCTGCCTAAACCAGAGGACTGTCCTCAGGACATCTACAATGTCATGATGCAATGCTGGGCTCAGAAACTAGATGACAGGCCAACCTTTGTAGCTCTAAGGGAATTTCTGGTGGAGACCCTGCCAATAGAAATGAGGGCACTACAAGACTTTGATGAGCCTGACAAGCTTCAAATCCAGATGAATGATGTTATTACGATCATTGACGGCAG GGCAGAGAACTACTGGTGGAAAGGTCAGAATAAGCGCACCCTGAAGGTTGGTCAGTTTCCTAGGAACACTGTAACGTCAGTCACGGGTCTGTCTGCCCATGATATAAGCCGTCCACTAAAGAACAGCTTCATCCACACGGGCCATGGAGACACTAACCCCCACCACTGCTGGGGCTTTCCTGACAAGATCGATGA TCTTTATCTTGGTAACCCCATGGATCCTCCAGATGTGCTGGGGTTGGAATTGAATTCTGCGAGACCAACTCAACTTCCTGGACGTTCTAAAA AACCCTGCTATGATGCTGTTACTGATGATGAGGACCAAACTTCCATAGGCCTTCGCCGACTCTCTTTAAAGAAAAAGGGCCTTAAGCTCAAACCAGGCGCTTGGGTTTCTGCTACCAAGTTAGGTGAACGTTCTGTTTACGGTGTGCGGACTCAAGGGGGCAGCACTCCAACAGAAGTGTCTCTCATAGACTTCGGAGAAGAGCTCCCATCGGCTACACCCTCTCCTGTAGTGGAGATGCAAATCCCCACACTTGCTAAGCTGGCACTTGAAGGAGAAAATATCTTAGACAAAACTCCTCCTCAGAGCCCCTCGCGCTTTTTACCTCGTCCCCTTCACCCTACCCCAGTTGTGGACTGGGACGCCCGACCCCTCCCTCCACCCCCAGCCTATGACGATGTAGCACAAGATGAGGATGACATTGAAGTGAGCTCCATCAACAGTGCGGATCGAGGACCTGATGAACAGTGCTCTCAGTTTACGCCTTGCTCCCCCACTGGGAAGGGTAATCCTCACGTAGAAGACAATTTGTTTTTGCCCTACAGCCAGAGCCATGCCTGTACAATATCACAGTCCACTGAGATTTTCCAGGAGCTGCAACAGGAGTGTATGAGGCATCTCAATGTGCCTGTGAACTCTACCAGCCCAGGTCTGGAGACACACCGCCAGATTATCCTAACTCTTTCTGAAGACAAACCCCAGATACCACCACGCATACCCATCCCACCCCGCCCGGTCAAGCGCACAGGGGGCGAGTATGCACGCTGGTCTGGTGAGCTCTCTCCGGTCTCCGGAAATGAGGAGGACAAGGAGCGTCCACCCCAGATCCCCCCACGGGAACCCCTCTCCCAGCCGGGCTCACGCACACCCAGTCCACACGTGGGCTCGCCGCAGACCCGCGGCAGCCTCTGCTCTTCCGCTTCTATTTATGGCTCATCCTACCTCTCCACCTCACCTGCTAAACTCATGCCAACCACTCAGAGCTTTGCCTCCGATCCCAAATATGCTGCTCCTAAGGTCATTCAGGCACAGGGCAAAGACAAGGAAACAGTTAAAGGACCTTGCATTCTGCCTATTGTACGCGACGGCAAAAAAGTCAGCAACACTCACTACTACCTCCTACCCGAGAGGCCTCTATATCTAGATCGCTATGATAAGTTCTTTAGAGAGGCGGAGAGTGGCGAGGAGAAGAAGCAGGTGAACACAGCCACCGTCAAGCCCATGGTTCATCAACACGTTGAGCTCAAGTCCAATTTTTCCTCCAATAACAACAGCACTCTGACTGTCTCCGGATGTAGAGGGGGATTGAAGAACTCTCTCAGCCTGTCCAGAGTAAGCACTGATGGATATTTTAGCAGAGCGGACACCCACGACAAACTCCTACTA GTACAGGAGGCCGTCCACGGAGTGACCATTGAAGAATGTCAGACAGCTTTACAGAATCACAGCTGGAATGTGCAGAAAGCTGTGCAatacttaaag GTGGAGCAGCTCTTCTGTCTGGGGCTGAAGACAAGGCTGGAGTGTCATAATATGCTAGAGATGTATGACTGGAACTTGGAGTTAGCCAGCACACAATTGTTGGACTCATGTGGCTCAGTCAAACTGAG GCGATGA
- the tnk2b gene encoding tyrosine kinase, non-receptor, 2b isoform X4, translating to MMRRFDKLKKSFPFLAHFHVYRKLGSSMQCEEGTEWLLELLMEVQLQQFLLRIRDELNVTRLSHFDYVKNEDLEKIGMGRPGQRRLWEAVKRRKTMCKRKSWMSKVFSGKRPEGEFNPQPASTFRKPSPTPPPLDGQQQALTCLISEKDLALFEKLGDGSFGVVKRGEWFTPNGRVLNVAVKCLKTDVLSQPDALDDFIREVNAMHSLDHQNLIRLYGVVLTHPMKMVTELAPLGSMLDRLRKTLGHFLIYTLCQYTIQIANGMAYLESKRFIHRDLAARNILLASNEVVKIGDFGLMRALPKNDDHYVMQEHRKVPFAWCAPESLKTRTFSHATDTWMFGVTLWEMFTYGQEPWLGLNGSQILHKIDKEGERLPKPEDCPQDIYNVMMQCWAQKLDDRPTFVALREFLVETLPIEMRALQDFDEPDKLQIQMNDVITIIDGRAENYWWKGQNKRTLKVGQFPRNTVTSVTGLSAHDISRPLKNSFIHTGHGDTNPHHCWGFPDKIDDLYLGNPMDPPDVLGLELNSARPTQLPGRSKKPCYDAVTDDEDQTSIGLRRLSLKKKGLKLKPGAWVSATKLGERSVYGVRTQGGSTPTEVSLIDFGEELPSATPSPVVEMQIPTLAKLALEGENILDKTPPQSPSRFLPRPLHPTPVVDWDARPLPPPPAYDDVAQDEDDIEVSSINSADRGPDEQCSQFTPCSPTGKGNPHVEDNLFLPYSQSHACTISQSTEIFQELQQECMRHLNVPVNSTSPGLETHRQIILTLSEDKPQIPPRIPIPPRPVKRTGGEYARWSGELSPVSGNEEDKERPPQIPPREPLSQPGSRTPSPHVGSPQTRGSLCSSASIYGSSYLSTSPAKLMPTTQSFASDPKYAAPKVIQAQGKDKETVKGPCILPIVRDGKKVSNTHYYLLPERPLYLDRYDKFFREAESGEEKKQVNTATVKPMVHQHVELKSNFSSNNNSTLTVSGCRGGLKNSLSLSRVSTDGYFSRADTHDKLLLVQEAVHGVTIEECQTALQNHSWNVQKAVQYLKVEQLFCLGLKTRLECHNMLEMYDWNLELASTQLLDSCGSVKLR from the exons ATGATGAGACGTTTTGACAAGCTCAAAAAATCATTCCCATTTCTTGCCCATTTCCATGTGTACAGA AAGCTGGGCAGTAGCATGCAGTGTGAGGAGGGCACTGAGTGGCTGCTGGAGCTGCTGATGGAAGTGCAGTTGCAGCAGTTCTTACTGCGCATCCGTGATGAGCTCAACGTTACGCGCCTTTCACACTTTGACTATGTAAAAAATGAGGACCTGGAGAAGATTGGGATGGGCCGTCCAG GGCAGAGACGCCTGTGGGAGGCAGTGAAGAGAAGGAAAACCATGTGCAAGCGCAAGTCTTGGATGAGCAAG GTATTCAGCGGTAAAAGACCAGAAGGAGAATTCAATCCCCAGCCGGCCAGTACGTTCCGGAAACCTTCCCCCACACCGCCTCCATTAGATGGCCAGCAACAAGCCCTCACCTGCCTGATTAGTGAAAAAGACTTGGCCCTCTTTGAGAAACTGGGCGACGGTTCCTTCGGCGTGGTCAAACGTGGAGAGTGGTTCACACCAAATGGGAGAGTG CTTAATGTGGCAGTGAAGTGTCTGAAGACTGATGTGCTTAGCCAGCCAGATGCTCTGGACGACTTCATCCGGGAGGTCAATGCCATGCATTCCCTCGACCACCAGAACCTCATCCGTCTCTACGGAGTCGTCCTCACGCACCCCATGAAGAtg GTGACTGAGCTCGCACCTCTGGGGTCCATGCTGGATCGTTTGCGGAAGACCCTGGGCCATTTCCTCATTTACACCCTGTGTCAGTACACCATCCAGATTGCAAATGGCATGGCTTACCTAGAATCCAAACGCTTTATCCATCGGGACCTCGCTGCTAGAAACATTCTGCTGGCTTCCAATGAGGTGGTCAAAATCGGAGACTTTGGGCTGATGAGGGCGCTGCCTAAGAATGATGACCATTATGTCATGCAAGAGCATCGCAAAGTCCCGTTCGCATG GTGTGCCCCAGAGAGTCTGAAGACACGCACATTTTCTCATGCCACGGACACATGGATGTTTGGTGTGACGTTGTGGGAGATGTTTACCTATGGACAGGAGCCCTGGCTGGGCCTGAATGGTAGTCAG ATACTCCACAAAATTGATAAGGAAGGTGAAAGGCTGCCTAAACCAGAGGACTGTCCTCAGGACATCTACAATGTCATGATGCAATGCTGGGCTCAGAAACTAGATGACAGGCCAACCTTTGTAGCTCTAAGGGAATTTCTGGTGGAGACCCTGCCAATAGAAATGAGGGCACTACAAGACTTTGATGAGCCTGACAAGCTTCAAATCCAGATGAATGATGTTATTACGATCATTGACGGCAG GGCAGAGAACTACTGGTGGAAAGGTCAGAATAAGCGCACCCTGAAGGTTGGTCAGTTTCCTAGGAACACTGTAACGTCAGTCACGGGTCTGTCTGCCCATGATATAAGCCGTCCACTAAAGAACAGCTTCATCCACACGGGCCATGGAGACACTAACCCCCACCACTGCTGGGGCTTTCCTGACAAGATCGATGA TCTTTATCTTGGTAACCCCATGGATCCTCCAGATGTGCTGGGGTTGGAATTGAATTCTGCGAGACCAACTCAACTTCCTGGACGTTCTAAAA AACCCTGCTATGATGCTGTTACTGATGATGAGGACCAAACTTCCATAGGCCTTCGCCGACTCTCTTTAAAGAAAAAGGGCCTTAAGCTCAAACCAGGCGCTTGGGTTTCTGCTACCAAGTTAGGTGAACGTTCTGTTTACGGTGTGCGGACTCAAGGGGGCAGCACTCCAACAGAAGTGTCTCTCATAGACTTCGGAGAAGAGCTCCCATCGGCTACACCCTCTCCTGTAGTGGAGATGCAAATCCCCACACTTGCTAAGCTGGCACTTGAAGGAGAAAATATCTTAGACAAAACTCCTCCTCAGAGCCCCTCGCGCTTTTTACCTCGTCCCCTTCACCCTACCCCAGTTGTGGACTGGGACGCCCGACCCCTCCCTCCACCCCCAGCCTATGACGATGTAGCACAAGATGAGGATGACATTGAAGTGAGCTCCATCAACAGTGCGGATCGAGGACCTGATGAACAGTGCTCTCAGTTTACGCCTTGCTCCCCCACTGGGAAGGGTAATCCTCACGTAGAAGACAATTTGTTTTTGCCCTACAGCCAGAGCCATGCCTGTACAATATCACAGTCCACTGAGATTTTCCAGGAGCTGCAACAGGAGTGTATGAGGCATCTCAATGTGCCTGTGAACTCTACCAGCCCAGGTCTGGAGACACACCGCCAGATTATCCTAACTCTTTCTGAAGACAAACCCCAGATACCACCACGCATACCCATCCCACCCCGCCCGGTCAAGCGCACAGGGGGCGAGTATGCACGCTGGTCTGGTGAGCTCTCTCCGGTCTCCGGAAATGAGGAGGACAAGGAGCGTCCACCCCAGATCCCCCCACGGGAACCCCTCTCCCAGCCGGGCTCACGCACACCCAGTCCACACGTGGGCTCGCCGCAGACCCGCGGCAGCCTCTGCTCTTCCGCTTCTATTTATGGCTCATCCTACCTCTCCACCTCACCTGCTAAACTCATGCCAACCACTCAGAGCTTTGCCTCCGATCCCAAATATGCTGCTCCTAAGGTCATTCAGGCACAGGGCAAAGACAAGGAAACAGTTAAAGGACCTTGCATTCTGCCTATTGTACGCGACGGCAAAAAAGTCAGCAACACTCACTACTACCTCCTACCCGAGAGGCCTCTATATCTAGATCGCTATGATAAGTTCTTTAGAGAGGCGGAGAGTGGCGAGGAGAAGAAGCAGGTGAACACAGCCACCGTCAAGCCCATGGTTCATCAACACGTTGAGCTCAAGTCCAATTTTTCCTCCAATAACAACAGCACTCTGACTGTCTCCGGATGTAGAGGGGGATTGAAGAACTCTCTCAGCCTGTCCAGAGTAAGCACTGATGGATATTTTAGCAGAGCGGACACCCACGACAAACTCCTACTA GTACAGGAGGCCGTCCACGGAGTGACCATTGAAGAATGTCAGACAGCTTTACAGAATCACAGCTGGAATGTGCAGAAAGCTGTGCAatacttaaag GTGGAGCAGCTCTTCTGTCTGGGGCTGAAGACAAGGCTGGAGTGTCATAATATGCTAGAGATGTATGACTGGAACTTGGAGTTAGCCAGCACACAATTGTTGGACTCATGTGGCTCAGTCAAACTGAGGTAG